The following DNA comes from Xiphias gladius isolate SHS-SW01 ecotype Sanya breed wild chromosome 10, ASM1685928v1, whole genome shotgun sequence.
GTcatggagaaaaacaaggatTTTCATAGTAACAAGGTACTTATCCTTCTCAACCTGTCTGAGTGGTTCCAAATTAGAAATGACATGGGAAATACAAAGAGTTGTGAATAATCCTAGGCCCTCAGCATGGCACACCTTGATGTGCAGGTGCCTTTAATACTAGAATAAGTCATCTGAGATTCGAGAGGCAAAAAACCCACTCAACCAGATGGTCTCCATAAAGTATGGCATAAAGCTCTCCCAGATGTTTAGAGGTGGTTGCGGATCTGGTGACACGCAATGTGGGAGAGGAACTGGTAATGCAGAGTGTATTAGTGGTCTCTTTATGGGTGCATTAGGTGCTGTGGAGGGGAATGCGGGggccgccgctgctgctgtcAGTGAGGTACTACCAGGCTTTATGCTTTGATGAACCTACCCTTGAAAAACCGGGACATCCGTGACCGTATTAAGCCAAGCCTGGAAGACACCTCCCTCTCTTTAGCTTCCTGGAAAACATAAATCAGTTTCTCATATCATCATCTAGTCATATTCAATGCATATGAAGCTCTAATCAGTAAATCTGTCAGCTACCTCCTCTTTTAATGATATATCAGATTCGTAATACTCTCCCACATATGCAGTAAATCTCTGACAAAGCCTATGTTTCTTAAAATTCAAAGACGGGCGGCATAAAGCGGAGAACTTCACTTGAAAACCGACAGAGTGGAGTACCAGTTCAGTTTAGGATGTCGCTGTGCTGAAAGCTTCATTGCATTCCGAAGTGTCATCTCTCTCCTTACCACTAAACAGTGGCCCGGACAGGAAGCCACAATAAATTTCCCCAGTTCATTGTCCCCGCTGAGAACATCTCAGTCTGATTAATGGTTGTAGACTGTCTAATGAACAGTAATTGAATGGTATAATGCAGCAGGTCCTTGAGAGCCCAGAGGAATCATCTTCGTCTGCCTAGCTCACTGGAAAAGCAAGGCGGTGACATTGTCTAGAGTTGATTATTGTTGACCTTGCGTGGAGCGAATAAGGCCTTTGGAAAGGCTAACCTAGAGGGAGCAGGAGCACGAAAAAccagcagaaagacaaatgaaatggACTTGCattggaaaaggaaaggaacggATCAATGCAGCGGTCAATAATGATTCGATTTTTTATCACAAAATTCTTAAGAAGAGGAAGACAATTGATCAAACATCCCTAGTCTTATTGGCATTTCTAACAatattaattaagaaaaaatgctTAGCTGACTGGTTGATAAATCAGCCAATATtgttaaatcaaaacaaatgataGTTGTAAACACGATACCACTCCAGTGAGTGCAAATCTACCCTTGTCCACATTTCCTCAAAGTGTATGATATCCACAACATAGACAGAGTCCCCCCTCATGAAATCAATCAACTCCTTAACACAGCACACTCTAAAGGAAAACCCAACCTTCAGAAAGCCCAACAAAAGTCAGTCAAGTGATTATAAGAAAAGCTTTGATGAATGTGCATCAGACACTAGCTCACCATCCTTCGCTCTCCTCCACTGAGAAAGCCTGCCTTCACTCCCAGCGGACATCTCCACTTGGCAGAGATGCTGAATCTCGTTATTCTTTATTTGGCCTGGACCACACAGGTCAATATCACACGCACACAGCTGTCTCACAGGTGTACTGTCTGTAAATGTATTCACTATTTAAATTCAAtgcaataaatcatttaaagcTTCGGCTGAAAATGTAATCATGTAATTGAATTTGGTCATCAATATCTACTATATACATGCACCTATACGGAGTACATGGGGCATTTCACAAGCACATACAAGCACCGGAGAGGGAGGAAATCTGTCCGAACTCAGCTCAAAGTATGAGTCATAGCAGTGCAGTTATCCCTCATTATTATTCACAGCCCTCTAAATGATGAGGTTGCCGACAACGAGACAGTCACAGTCTGTTTGGCCtcaaagggaaaagaggagagtaTGCATGAATGATGGTAAGACTTTAAGTGAGGTAAGTCTCACCTGCAGCATCATTATTTCTAGTCTGACAATGacttttataaatataatgtaatctTTGATAAAACATGGatgaagataaaacaaaattgcTGCAAGGAAAGAATTTGGTAAGGTAGAGGatgttctgatttttttttttaaagttcccTTTATGATGTCTAGTGTAACTTTCTAAATTTCAGGCTTAAATGACATCCTTAGCACTGACACAATTTTGACAGCTGTACTGTAAACTCTAGTTAGTCCTACTTAAGATGTGTTCTGACATGATGTTTTCAACTTGAGAGCttgcaacaaaaaatattatcttCTCCCTATACCAGTCTTTGTTAGCTGACAAATCAAAAACTGCTTGGCAAGATGATTATTGCAAAAAGTAGCTGAGTCTGTACAgggatcattattattattattttccattatcTAATGGTCATTCCTTGCAATCCATAGCCAATCTGAATCAGCAACATTCATGTATGACTAAAAGCGATAAGTAATGAATTAAGGTATTGATGAGGTCTTTAGCCAGGGTCATAACTGGCCCCAGAAGTCAATAATTATCCCGATAAGAATATCTTTATTGCAAAAGTGCATACGGCAGCAAAATCATCACCACACCAAAACATTCCCCTATGGTGTAATTGCCACTGCTTGAAATTatagttttcattaaaacaaaatgttcaagGTTATTGATTGCTTAAATAAGACTCAATATCTTCTCATTTCAAAGCCAAATGGAATTGCTTAGAATAGTAATATCACCCAACTATTGTGTGCATTTATCACAGTTACACTGCTTCATACTGCTGTCCCTCGAGGATTATTAAAGCAAAATAAGTGTATTTAAATGAGTGTAATTTCTACGAACCACAGATCCATGCAAAAACATCTGTATGCACAGCTCAGCCCTACTTCATCACTGTGAATGTACACAATAACCAGAGTAAAGGACAGACATCATACACAACTAAATACTGGTATGGTGCTCAACTCTAATAACCGACACAAACttcgatgttttttttttttcctaatcttGATGCTGTGATACATACAGTGTCTTTAGCTACAGCTAAGCTTTCAAAACTCATACTACATAAAGTTGTACCTGGGGCTCCGGTGATTTTAACCCTGTGTCTCCAGGACCAGTACTGTGCCCTGTGCTCTTTACTGACTCTCTTTGCCCTGAAGAAGGGTTGTGCTGGTAAATACACAgtacaaaatacacagagagaaccatggaaacagaaaaacaggttaCACACACATTAGATCAAAGTATAGTTGCTGGAAGCAGGTCTATATGATGCTCTTGCAATTATGGAAATGGTGATTACCATAATTGCTGGTTAGACCATTTTTATGTGACCTAATccaaaagcaaatgaaaaaattgGATGTAATAATAAAgtcaaaatgaactaaaaataCTAACAACATAAGACTTATAATAAGGATACTTACTTCCTTCCTGGAACCTGCAGACAAAAACCTCTGCAGACACAAGCTGTCTGAATCATGGAGGGGGGCCTTGCAGGGACTCGCAGAACAACTACCATCTTCATACTCCTCTTCAACTATCTTGGCCTCAACCTGCAGGAAGGGAAAAAACACGATCCCCCATGGCTTACATTGTACTGTACTGCTGTATTGATTttactaaatatttatttatatatttatgtaactTGTTATATTGAGCATTCATGAGCCTTAACCTGAGCAGAAAATgatacaaatatacagtacttctAGTACAGAGCAGTAATTCTTTtgaagctgaaaaacacacagaaaggtAAAGCCCAGTTGAAGGAAAATGGGGAGGGGATGCTATACTATAGCGGCAGGTGCTTTTCACTAACCCATTAATTTTACATCAAGAGTTAAAACAGCTGCATACAGCTTGTTTTGTTATCAAaatttactgtatactgtactaCTGTTTGTCTTCAATGACAGTAAGTTATAAAATTATGAGAACTGATAAGTTTTAGTTAGTAGCATACTGTTAAGTTAAATGCAATCAGCATATATCCTATGTTTATCtttgatgatgttgatgatagTGTTTTTAGACCAGGATCAATTCTTACTTCCTGTAAGATAAACAAGCCTGAGCTGTTCAAAGATGGCATGCTAAAGACCTCATCTGGCTGCAGTACTGTATAGGGTTGTGTTTTACCTGATCAATTGGCAGGTCCACCTTCAAATGGCAGTCCTCCTGCACCTCTCCTGCTCCTGCCATCTcaattcttttgttttgtgcattgaACACGCTGCCCTCTGAGAAAAGTGATTAATCACAATTACCTCATCTGCTGGCAGTCGCCATCTCATTCTTCTGcactctcattctctctctctctctgtctctctctatgcCTCCATACCTCACTGCCCTCCTGTcgtctcccttttcctctcctgttcAACTTCACAAGAGATCAATGTTGCTGTCaagccatttatttatttagaatgGTCCCACAGATGAAAGGGCCACAGAAAGCCACAACTGCCATGCCACAAATATGGCCAGCCAGCGTGAACTTTCAGTCCAGGGTTAGTTCCTGACAGTGACAGGTTGCTCTTGATGCATGTGGGGAATAGCTTATATGGCAACGTCACAGTGTTTCTTCCCTTGTAAACAAACTCCCTTTTTGTCTGCATCTGCTGGATGTGATATGGTGTGGAATGTGAATAGTGAAATACACTATTGAGCTTGAATGTACTTCAGTGGCGTTATGTAAATTCATTTAGTAAATAACTAAGCATGGTAGATTAAATCAGTGATAGGACAAAGTAAcaatgtatagaaaaaaaaacatttggtcCATAGGTTTTAGCTCAAAGAGGAAATTAAACAGCTACAAAACATATAgactttatgtttttgtttttcagtcaggCATTACTTCTGGATCTCCATCTAGACTCACTTTAGTTAGAAAAAGGCAAATTGATGAAAGAAATCTGCTGCCAAAAGTTCTGATCCTGTACCTGATGATGCTTGTGAACAATACTTGCCTTTATGAACGGTGCTAAGAGGTGATTTAGTTACAGGGAAGACTCATGACTTATCTTTTTAAGTGCTAGGCCTCTGGTAATGACCTTTGTGAGACAAAAACATACTAGAGGCATCAGCGGGTGTCCAAAATGTGGCCAAGAAACAGCATTCTGGCCTTGCTACAAACAACAGCATCATCTTGACATGAGCCCAACAGgagaaagaaattatttttctttcaatatgAGAGGGTGGCAGGTTTGAAACTGTAGCAATTACCCAATTTATTCTACCACATAATATCATGTTACTCAAAGCCCAGGATGAGTCTTTCAAGTTGAGTCACTGTATTACTGAGCACAGATGGTAAAACAAACAACCATGAAAAAATACCTACTGAATAACTAAATAGAAGTAGAGACACAGTTAGTCTCTTTTAATGATAAACAGGGTATCACTTTTAGACAATGCAACTGCTAAAATGTTCAAACCCATCAATCTAAAGGAgtattttgtcacttttatgATCTTCTGTCAGCGTTATTtgtgattaataaattattaccATTTTGATTCCCACATCAGGAGAAAATTAGAGCATTTTGCTTTGCCCCGCATGCTTAGCAGGGCTTTCTGGATTCATATTCAACAAAATGGCCTGATTGAATTCATCTATGATTTAAGCACCCTTGGCGGTGTTTGAAGTCTTGTTCTGTTTAATATTCACAGAAAAGAGTCATGTTTCAAAGAGCAGGGAGCTGTGTTCTGTTTGGACTTTAAAGAACAGTTTGAGAATTCAAAGAAAGCTCCTCCACCTGCCAAATGGTAGATTTTCTTATGTTCCCAACACACACTAGACTGCTACCTCTGCACTTAGAAACACAGGGGAAGATATAATGGGGCACACTCCTAgaggcacacacatactgtacccaaacacatgcatatacatataagtTTGTCTTCAACAGCCAACAGGTTTCTACGTGTTGTCATAGTAAGAGAAGAGGTGTTCGGGgggagcaggacagagagagacagagagatggatatTTCTATAGAGTTGCACTGCTTACCCCCTGTTGGGAAGAGGACTGGGTTTCCGGACACCTGCCTCTGTTGTTTGGCTCTCCCCGGCTTGGCTGTGCGTTTCTTCATCTTGCCCCTGGCTGTGTGCTCAAGGTCCTCTCCCAGAGCTGTGTGAGCAAACTACAtggagagacaaaagagaggagaaaacgGGGAACAGATTAAGGCATACTTCCTCAGAATTCTCTGTGATTCATCATCGACTTTTTGCTGTTGTTCTGTaaagatgaggaagaaaaaaaagacaaaacacggTGGGGCAAAActtgtttcttctctcttttcaacacttttttacattttccattgaCCTCAATTTTTCATGAGCTGATATGCTTTGTAGCTCCCCCATGACTCCTACTGTATTGAATTCATCTGGTTCCAATACATCCCTTGCACAACCTATCAATCACCAGGGAGCGTGGCAAACTAATCATTTATTGATGAAATGGGGCAGCCATGAATTTCTAACTGCATTTGTCTTATTTATCAAGCCAGATCAAACAATGAAAATCCAAACAAGCTTAAAGGGAAAGGGAGGGAGTCGTAGGGGATAACTTATTCTTCAGCAGTAGACAGCAGAAGGTTATTgatggagaggggaggggaaaaaagaagaaaaaaaaaaaaaaaaagaaaaaaaacaggcttggGACTtagttgcattgtgggagagTTGAAGGAgcgagagaggaaaagagagaaaaagagagagagcagtggggAGAGTTCAGAGTGATGTTCAGACAGCAGGGTACACATCTGAATTAATGCTTCCACAAAAGGCAATTTTCTCCTCACGGGCTCCTCATCCCTTCTGTAGGTAGCAAGGTGAGGTATGTCTCCCTTACAGAGaatgagagacacagacacagagagcgggagagagtaGACTTAATGTTCTTTTCAGCTACAGTGCTCTTTACTACAGCTGCCTGGCTGGATCCCTGGGCTGGCTCGGGGGATAGTGTAGTGATCTCAGGCTTCCACCAGAATACACTTCTGGCAATGGTGTTTGCAAGCTCACTAACATGGCGTCTGGGGAATAACAGCGTTGTTTCTtcacttgtttgctttctttaatGCGGAGGCAAAGTCTGTTGATATTCTTTTGAATTTCTACAGCCGTTGGTGGgctgagggagaaaaataaaacaaaaaaaagagtgaagtTTGCCTGGTATATTCAGCAAAGGAGAGTTGAAACAGAGTTCACACTCTAGCGCTGTAGTGTCCACAACCACACAAGATCAAAGACAGAAGAGCAGTGGCACTGTCGCAGTGGTAAGCTGTTAATTCAGTTTCATAACCTCAATTCATCTGTGAGTGATGTGAATCAACTTCACGCAAAagttcaaaatcaaaatatatcAGGGCAGTCAAAAATTGAACAGCTTGTTTTCCATGTTTACAGCTTGGTGGTGAGATGTAAATAGATCTTATTTAAATCAACAAAGTTAAATCAAGACCGTCTCACTCTGggaggagaaagcagaggaCGAGGGGTGCTGCAGAGCCAGGAGAGTACAGTACAAGTAGCAGCACAACTGGAAACACAGCAGTGGAAAAGCTGAGGTCATCTCCCCTCTCATTCTGCATTACATATCAACAGTACCATGTCCTGTGGGAGCAGACAACTGTGTGTATCACTAGGccccagagagagagacagagagagaaagagagcgctAGAGTTAGCGTGAAGGGGGCTCAGGGGGACCAAGCAGCAAGTAATCTGTAGCCCTCTCAAGTGGCAGAGAACAGGAGTCAACACGAGGACACTGCGATATGATAGCCAGGGGAAAACGAGGGTCTTAACCAATTGGACCGACCAGCCTCCAGCCCTACTGGCTGTGGCATCAGTAAGAGCCACTCCCAGGGCCGGGTCCTCAATGAGCAGACATGCTGGCAGCAGTGAGGGGGTATAGTTTTCCACAGGGCAATGCACTTCCCTTAACCAATGAGATCATccaagaaaagcagagaaatgggGAGCAGCAGCAAGTCATTGCTGATGTCAGATAGCGCAGCTATTAAAGGTTTAGTCAGACTTTCTGAGCTGTTATCACAGGATACTTCATGTGAAGTACATTTGGAGCACAATTGCACCGCTCATTATGATTACAGTAATATGAAAGTATTTTGCTTTGATGCACACcattattcttttttctctttgtattctTCTCTCCCCTATTAATCTTCTCTTTATGCTACGTCTACCTCAAAACTTTCTACCTCATCATGTCTGTGAACACCTAACTCAGCATATAAGCTTGCTTCCGATGGGAACATGGTATGCTGAAGAGTTTCAATATTACACTCTGCAGAGCCGTCAGATTAGACTTCAGTGGTTGCTCCAGACCAAATGTCCCATTCAGCGTTGCAGAAACGCTCTGCCGCCGGTGCAGACAGGACAGGACTGACACCATTCTCATACAGCTAGGTTGCAAGAGCAAGGTTACATTTTACACACCCTCAGTGGGCATGTTTAAAGGATCTTTTTACAGGCATTTCAAACCagactgctgttgttttgtgaggtcaaactgaaattaatgaCAGACATGACCCTATAAAAGTATGTATAATCAGTAAGCTAAACAACTGACATATCAAGACAGAGTGGGCAATATTTGTCACATGTATCGTTCTCCACTGAAAGGTCCTTATTAACTGGTCAAATCATGTTTACAAATTCATGAGGGATCAGACGAAGAGGCAAGGGGAGTAAAATGCGGCAGCATCATGTCTAGTGAATGACTAATACTACAATGAGCTGGCGAATGCAAAACACAGCCAtagctctgtctctgtctccacctcATGGTACTGAGTGAAACGGCAAAGGCTATGGTCTTAGTTGTTGATTCAGATTTTCTTAACTATTGTGTTAGGACTGAACCTCAGTTAAGCAAATTTTGATTACAGTGTGGGTTTCATCTATTGTTTTATGCCTAGATACATTCTAATGAGCTCAAGAAATCTTACAAATAAGCCATGGCATTTAAACTGATTCTAATATATTACTAATAAATATTCATCTTACTTCTAATGTAATGGTAGTCAACCACAGATACAGCTTGAGATAAGGTTAGGGGTATTTTTCTCCATCTGAAAAAATTGGCATCTGTCACAGCATTGTCATCTTTCATGGTTAGAAAAATCAGATGTCAGACACATCTCTCACAGGGGGCCCCATCTCTACCGTAACCTGCTGAGTGGGCATGTTCTCATCTTCTGTGTGTGACATGGTGTTCATCTCGGGCCCACAGCAACACAATCCTCACATGGATTCAAAGCATTTCACTTTCTACTTAATCACAATACAAATTGTCCCAGTTCTGGTTTGAATAAGagattttttcttgttttcagtcAGTGATGTCCCCCTGGTGCATATGATCTGTCTATGAGGCTCACTGCACTTGATCAAGTGGGCCAGCCTGTCTCTGTGGGGATTACCCATCAAAGTGGAAAGCAACAGTAACTCAATGCCTCCTGCAGACAGTGATTGATGATAGCTTTGTTTCATAACGAATTACACCCCCACAACAAGTCTCACATGTGGGAAATGTTAATTGAAATGCTGTGTGTGCAAAGATATGCATTTCCACCGTGATACTACCAAGGTGTTACAACAATAAACTAGGgcaaatttaggaaaaaagtaACAATTTAGCATGTCGCAAGAAAGTGAACAACCAGATGGCAAACTGCACCCAACACTGAAGCAACTGTACTCACCAAATCCTTCGCATGTCTTGTCTTTCTAATAGGAGGCAGGATGTCTTGgctgcagggaaaaaaacagggaagccaaaactgacaaacatattttctctttccttttacatatatatataggaatccagtgtttatttgatttgtttatatCAAAACTTATTTCACTGACTAGGAACCATAGGTCTCATACCCTTTAAATGCGTTGTTTTCCCTGATTAAAACCCTAGGGACACACTGGTCATATGGGAGCGCTTTAAACTTTTCTGCACCAACTGCGACATAGTGCTGGTTGTTCTCCAGTTCAGTGGAACCACAGACAGGTCGACCTTCTAATGTGCAAAGCCTGGGAACTCAAATAAAGAGACAGCACAAATTTGAGCAATGTCTTGTGATTGTTTCAACCATGCTTataaatatcagtgttttagATATAAATATGACATAGTTAGCTGTGTTAACTATTGTTTGAGTGGTTAAATTTAATGTTAGCATACTTTCAAATATTCATCAAAGCAGTGTTTGCCTAACAAGCAGTTTTGGATGAATTCCTGTGAGCACATCGCAACCCAACATGGTCACTTATTAATTCGAAAAATCCTTCCACTCTGCTAAATGCATTTAAACTGACTGGAAAGCTTCCACTTCTCATGTTCCCTTCATCTATATTAAAGAAGCTGACTCTACAGAgtcatttttagcatttttagtcatttatagCAAAATTTTTGATAAACTactatttatttgaaaaacataatgaatgacATTATTTGTGTCATGATTCATAGTatatttgggggaaaaaaaacttacaaacttttaaacatttatttagagTCAGGGTCTCTCTTTTGCAGAGGAAGTACAGGTAATTTCTTCACTTGCCACTCACTGGTACATGACTAACCTAATAAAAATGTACTGATGTCAGACATTACCTGTACACAGCACCAGTACGAAGATGCACTTTCTCTGTCACCATggctaaaacattttcataactTCTGAGCGTGTACTTTGGAATCCGTATTCGAGCTGGAGGCGCCAAGACATCTCCATTGGTAAATACactatgaaaaacaacaatatgtGAGATACAGAAAggactgaaaaaagaaaaaaaagatttttttatcattgcaTAACACAACAGGGAACAATCTTCTTTTTACATTCTGGATAACTTTATATCCAGCTTAAAAATCAATACTCACTTTATTGTGCAAGACTCATCAGTAGTTCTCCTCCAGCGAGCAGAAACTTCTATTCTGCTATGAACAACAGGTCGGATCTGAAAATTTAATGAATAAGGAACAAGGCATTTCTAAGTGTCCAACTCAAACTGTGATGCTGTGTGTAATATCAggacttgtgtgtttgttatcaCTGTTTGATCCCAGTTACTACCCACAAAACACCCTATCATGTGGTCACAAATAATAATACAGCACCTGAAAATAAGGGTTAGACTTAGTTTAATTGTTTTCAGTATAACTgatcaaacacaaaaagcatCTTACCTGTTCTTTTGCCTTATTCTGTGGCTTCTTGGTTGTTATCTCACAATAGCtggaagacattaaaaaaaaaatcatgtgaatGACTCAAACCCAGGCTTCAGTTGCTAAAATATACAGTTACCGATGATCTATAAAGATGGACGGAAGACACCTCTAGACTTAATAATGCAAGTTAAGGTAAAATACTTACCTGCAAAGAAACTGTTTCTTTGCAGGTTTCTTAAGGTCGACTAAATAGTTTTTAGAGAGTCCACGAGACAGCACAGTAAACCCAAATTTGGACTTTATTTAAGCTATGTATGTGTACGTTTAGGAAATTCAAAACCTTTGGCAGTTAGGTTAATGAAATGGAGACACATTTTAAGGACTATGACGTTCCAAAAACCagaaacctgtgtgtgtgcacctaaGCTAGCTCGCCGACCGAAACAAATACACCTTTTCGGGCCCCCAGATTGGAGCTCGTCCTCGGTAATAGTGACCTGGCGTCGCTTCTAAATCCGCCACACAGCAACAACCAGACACACCTTACGGCATGATACCTACCCCAGCTTTCTGAACTGCTCCTTTCCGGCTGCAACGTACGCACTCCCGTGCTTCAAGTCCTCCAAATGCTGAACTTCGCGGCCCTGTACGGGTGTGTGCAGCTTCCTCACGGCGCCAAACGGAGCCTCGACCCCCCTGGTCAGAGAGGTCAAAAAACTGTCAAAGGTAGACGCCTGCCGCGGATTCACAACTACCTTCCGTCCGGGAAAGAAAGCGTCTCCGTTCCTATAGACAATTATTGTTCTTGTTGGCGGCAAATCACTTCTCCCTGGTGTGCCCGGCATACCTAGCGTGCTCATAGGGGCAGCttaaaacaacagacaacaacGGCGCTTGACGCCGAAAGTAAACGTGTCAGTGGCAGGTGTGTTGAGCCTCCGGAGACGGAACCGGAGATGGCATCTGATATGGAAACCAATTCCACCACATGAGAGGTGCAGCATCAAGAAACCTGTCCACCGTCTGCGTTGCTATTTGCCAGCGCCTTCCTTCTGTGTGTGGCTAACGttaatttgttgtttgattCCAAAACGCAAGAGTTTCCAAGGCAACCAGCCAGCAGAAAATAACAggtcatttatttatcagtaGCAGCAGTTTAAAGATGACCACAAATGTAGGCCCATATCAGATCTAGCCTATACTAATGTGACTTCTGTTATGTAAACAGCtgattaaattgtgtttatacTGCTTCaaaattatactgtacattaacttactaaaatacactgaaatctgtcatttcCTTACTTTCTTCGGTAGAagctgtgtgatttttttttttctttgctttctctctttcttttaacaGGTTTTTGGGGGACTTTGTCAGGGGCCCATAGTCCATATGTCTTTAACTTCCGGACCCTTGGACATCTATTAAATTAACCAGGTCCAGCAGGCCTAGATGGTCTGCATTTTGAAGCCTGATTTTTGCATCATGTGCTGGAGCATGGGGTGAGTTTTGGATTGCAACATAACCTTATTGTGGTACTAAAGTTCCAATCATTAATGTTCACCATTTGGGAACAGAAAGACTCAATCCTTGATATGCCATAGAACTACTACTGCCTCATTAAGCAAAGAACTGCCTGCAACATCTGGTATTAAAAAAGTGAGGGAGATCTTACATTGGCCAGATGTAGTGGGCGGTTTAACGAAACTGCCTACTACATCTGGCATAAACAAAGTGAAGTCCACCAACTCATAAGAAATCTGTTTAATCTTATTAGAGTTTAAATTGTCTTcactatttgttttatttgtcttggCAACCTTGTGCTGTATATGTGCCGGAGGCTGTCTACTTACATGCAGATGTTGATGCAAGCCACTGATACGCAACCATTTGGacccaaaaaaaccaaattgGTTCTCTTGCAAGATGTCACAAGCCAACTGAAAAAAGGCCTACTTTATCTCATCAACACCTTTCCCCAACCTCCTCTAGAATCTATCATATCTatcattgtttatttacattattaagGATATGAAAAATGTGGGGAGAAACAAAGTGTatccatttatttgtttatttttagggatttgaatatttaatttttgtgttttatcaaattgtttgtatatgttttatGTACACTTCTTACCTTTCACCCCTTTTCCACTCATCAGTCTTTGCTTTC
Coding sequences within:
- the LOC120795950 gene encoding doublecortin domain-containing protein 2 isoform X2, which gives rise to MSTLGMPGTPGRSDLPPTRTIIVYRNGDAFFPGRKVVVNPRQASTFDSFLTSLTRGVEAPFGAVRKLHTPVQGREVQHLEDLKHGSAYVAAGKEQFRKLGYCEITTKKPQNKAKEQIRPVVHSRIEVSARWRRTTDESCTINVFTNGDVLAPPARIRIPKYTLRSYENVLAMVTEKVHLRTGAVYRLCTLEGRPVCGSTELENNQHYVAVGAEKFKALPYDQCVPRVLIRENNAFKGQDILPPIRKTRHAKDLFAHTALGEDLEHTARGKMKKRTAKPGRAKQQRQVSGNPVLFPTGEGSVFNAQNKRIEMAGAGEVQEDCHLKVDLPIDQVEAKIVEEEYEDGSCSASPCKAPLHDSDSLCLQRFLSAGSRKEEAKEREVSSRLGLIRSRMSRFFKVDLQMTQMQSITGDSEP
- the LOC120795950 gene encoding doublecortin domain-containing protein 2 isoform X1: MSTLGMPGTPGRSDLPPTRTIIVYRNGDAFFPGRKVVVNPRQASTFDSFLTSLTRGVEAPFGAVRKLHTPVQGREVQHLEDLKHGSAYVAAGKEQFRKLGYCEITTKKPQNKAKEQIRPVVHSRIEVSARWRRTTDESCTINVFTNGDVLAPPARIRIPKYTLRSYENVLAMVTEKVHLRTGAVYRLCTLEGRPVCGSTELENNQHYVAVGAEKFKALPYDQCVPRVLIRENNAFKGQDILPPIRKTRHAKDLFAHTALGEDLEHTARGKMKKRTAKPGRAKQQRQVSGNPVLFPTGEGSVFNAQNKRIEMAGAGEVQEDCHLKVDLPIDQVEAKIVEEEYEDGSCSASPCKAPLHDSDSLCLQRFLSAGSRKEEAKEREVSSRLGLIRSRMSRFFKGPREANEAPFFLLMIDVSESR
- the LOC120795950 gene encoding doublecortin domain-containing protein 2 isoform X5, with translation MSTLGMPGTPGRSDLPPTRTIIVYRNGDAFFPGRKVVVNPRQASTFDSFLTSLTRGVEAPFGAVRKLHTPVQGREVQHLEDLKHGSAYVAAGKEQFRKLGYCEITTKKPQNKAKEQIRPVVHSRIEVSARWRRTTDESCTINVFTNGDVLAPPARIRIPKYTLRSYENVLAMVTEKVHLRTGAVYRLCTLEGRPVCGSTELENNQHYVAVGAEKFKALPYDQCVPRVLIRENNAFKGQDILPPIRKTRHAKDLFAHTALGEDLEHTARGKMKKRTAKPGRAKQQRQVSGNPVLFPTGEGSVFNAQNKRIEMAGAGEVQEDCHLKVDLPIDQVEAKIVEEEYEDGSCSASPCKAPLHDSDSLCLQRFLSAGSRKEEAKEREVSSRLGLIRSRMSRFFKEP
- the LOC120795950 gene encoding doublecortin domain-containing protein 2 isoform X7, producing MSTLGMPGTPGRSDLPPTRTIIVYRNGDAFFPGRKVVVNPRQASTFDSFLTSLTRGVEAPFGAVRKLHTPVQGREVQHLEDLKHGSAYVAAGKEQFRKLGYCEITTKKPQNKAKEQIRPVVHSRIEVSARWRRTTDESCTINVFTNGDVLAPPARIRIPKYTLRSYENVLAMVTEKVHLRTGAVYSQDILPPIRKTRHAKDLFAHTALGEDLEHTARGKMKKRTAKPGRAKQQRQVSGNPVLFPTGEGSVFNAQNKRIEMAGAGEVQEDCHLKVDLPIDQVEAKIVEEEYEDGSCSASPCKAPLHDSDSLCLQRFLSAGSRKEEAKEREVSSRLGLIRSRMSRFFKGPREANEAPFFLLMIDVSESR
- the LOC120795950 gene encoding doublecortin domain-containing protein 2 isoform X3, translating into MSTLGMPGTPGRSDLPPTRTIIVYRNGDAFFPGRKVVVNPRQASTFDSFLTSLTRGVEAPFGAVRKLHTPVQGREVQHLEDLKHGSAYVAAGKEQFRKLGYCEITTKKPQNKAKEQIRPVVHSRIEVSARWRRTTDESCTINVFTNGDVLAPPARIRIPKYTLRSYENVLAMVTEKVHLRTGAVYRLCTLEGRPVCGSTELENNQHYVAVGAEKFKALPYDQCVPRVLIRENNAFKGQDILPPIRKTRHAKDLFAHTALGEDLEHTARGKMKKRTAKPGRAKQQRQVSGNPVLFPTGEGSVFNAQNKRIEMAGAGEVQEDCHLKVDLPIDQVEAKIVEEEYEDGSCSASPCKAPLHDSDSLCLQRFLSAGSRKEHNPSSGQRESVKSTGHSTGPGDTGLKSPEPQVQLYVV